ccccttaaatgCAACGTTTTGTGACCGGCATGATTGCAATGACTATATGGAGAAATGCTGCCATCTTGAGGCTCTTAGGAGAAGTGCAGCTTTCCGCAAGTAGCCCTGGATCATTGAATGCAGACTTGCAAAGTGCAGTTCGAGGCGGAAGGTGGACTTAAACgcttgactccgcccacacggatTTCCCCAAAtggctttaaataaaaaaaatctgatttaatgAAGCGCCGTTTTATGACGTAAAGTTATTTCTTAAAAATGCATTATAGAGCAACAAAAATTACATAAACTCAACCCTGAGTCAGTCGGGGCGGAGCTAACTAAACGGTTTGACGGAAGAGGTCTTAAGTGAAGTACTACGTGTCCTCAGCAGATAGCGTATCCCTGgacggttgaggttagtatttggGTTTTGATCCGTTTTTAATTTTCGTTGTGGGGTAATGCTGCCATCTTGAGGCTGTCAGGGGAAGCGCACCCCTCGCAACTTGCCCCACCTGGAGTCGAAGAAGGTGCCGTCAAGCAGGCTTCCATTGTAGTGGTACCGCACAAAGTCTCCCTCCACCGACTTGCGGGAGCACGACTCTGGCACCTGCTGGTTGCTAACGGTGATGCCGTCGCTGGGGTTGTGCAGATCCAGCAGGACCACGTCGAACACCAGGGACGCCTGACCCGGGATGTCGCTCCCTGCAGGACAGCATTTTGGATGTTCGTTCCAGCGGgatacagacaaaaaaaaaaaaagtgtttggtgCTGCACTTACCGTCTCCGTTCTCGCCATATCCGAGCGAGGGTGGCATGGTGATGATGCGCCTCTCGCCCAAGCACATCTCCAGCAGGCCCTGATCCATGCCGGCGATCAGCCAGCCGATGCCCACGTAGGTGTCGTACGTCCGCAGGCGGGTGTGGCTGGCGGGATGGCGGAGGTTGTATAGTTTGgtcaacaaaaaaaggggggacgACCACTTTCGTTCGACaaacatattatttaaaataaaatatcgtGCTTTTTGAAAGAGGATATCCCGATTTGAGTcaaatctgccatttttaaGTCATTCATATTTCATGCACCTGGAGTCAAAAAGCGTCCCATCGAGCAGCGTGCCGTTGTAGTGGTAGCGCACGTAGTCGGACACCGCCACCTTGCGGGAGCAGACGGCGGGGGTGTGGTAGGTGTTGATCTGCACGCCGTCCTCGGGGTTCCACACATCCAGCAGCAGCACGTCAAAATGGAGGATGGCGTCCGCCGGGATGGTGTCGCCTGAAAgacgcgcaaacacacacaccccgacgtgaaactctcatttgaaaccttaacacttGTTTCAAATGCTTCTCCTGGCTTGAAACAAGCATTTTAAACCCTAGACAAGGAGAAACCCTCAATTGGAACCAAATCTCTCCCCGCCGCATAGTGAACGCACCGTATCCTTTTTTGCCATAGGCGAGTCGCGGCGGGATTTTGACCAGCCGCCTCTCGTTGACGCACATGCCCACCAGAGCTTTGTCCATGCCCTGGATCAGCTGGCCCTTCCCCACAAACACGTTGTAGGTGCTGCCGCGGTCGTAACTGCAACACAAAAAGGGGCTTGGTTTAGAACGGATCCAGAATTGAATTCATTTGAGCGTTCACATTGGAAGCTAATTTGAAAGCGGATCTGGTTCTCTTTGTGATCCACTTCAGGTCTGAGAGGCAAATGCAAGTCGGCGTGAACCTGAGCCACTTTGCGTttacattaaacaaaacaaatagtgACCACATGGAATCCAAGGAGGAGTCAATTTTCTTTCTGGTCCAGCGTTCTCTTCCAAGTCTGAATGGAGTGATACTAAACCAAACCACTTTGTGATCACATCAAGCAAACCTAATTGAGACCACAGAGCATTTGTTTTAGTAAGTTCAATCAAAGAGGCATCCCATTTTGTCTCAGTCCTCTTCTGGGACGAATGGACCTCAggcaatactgtacagtacagggCAAAGTGTTCACATTGTTCATTAATAAACAGACCACTTAGAAAGTGCTCTTAATAAAAGTACGAGTGTCCATATTCTGCATTAATTCAAATTGCAAGTGTTATTTGGGTCGTGTTCTACATGAGCATATGTGCCCCATGCACAGCTGAGACATGGTGCCTGCGTGGCTCTCGGTACCAACCCACAAGCCTTGCAGAAGTTCTCACGTCGCACCAACTGCGCGTGCGCGCGAAGCTCACCTGGAGTCGAACTTCTTGCCGTCCGGGAACATGCCGTTGTAATGGTACCGGACGTAGTCACCGACTTTGACGGCGCGCGCGCACTTTTCGGGCACAAAAGTCTTCTCGATTACAATGTCGTCTAACGGAACCAGGGGAGCGCTGCAGGCTGCCAGCGCCACCAGAACCGCCAGATACCCGAACCCGTTTACGCCTCGCTGCATTTTGTTGTCCGTGTGGATCGACTTTGCGGAGATGGTGAAAGTTCTTTATTCTGTCCTTCTTTCCTCCCTTCCTTTCCCGGGTGGTTTCCTTGCAGTCTATGGCGAATTGGACCAAAGTTCTGCCTTCCCGGTCCCTGCGTGTTAAGAACCCGCAGTCAAGTTACAAGTCTCAATCACAACATCCGGTTTAACGTCCAAAATTTAAAGCTCCATTACCAATTTTAACAGCTTTCTTCTGAATGCAATGTATTGAAATTGATATATCGACGCAAAAGGGATTTATCATGAGCAACAGACGAACAAAACGCAACCTAAAGTTAGTTTATAgtggttttattttgacaacTTCCGAGTTTAGCCGAGCTCTCTCTACGCAACCTTGACACACCCAAGTCTTGAATGGGACAGCTTTTTTTCGGGGTACCACGTATCGCACATGCGCAGTGGATCCTCGGCAAAGTGTCAACGTGGTAGGGGTCTCCACGTACTCACGCACGGACGTACGTAACACCCCACTTCCGGGTTTACGTCGCTATTGGGTAAACTTAACTACattataatgttttttaagGTCGAAAACAGCATGTTAAAGTGCTTTAACGCGCGATAAAGTAagtttttggggtgttttgGAACTTTTGGGACGGGGATAAGCGCGGAGGAATGTCTCTACGTGGCAGTGGGCGGGGCAAACTTGTAGTCTCACCGGGGTTCTAATAATTAGGCACAGAGACCCATCATGTCCgcccttttttaaaaagaaatcttctccaaaaacaaacacaattcgACTAATGATAACCCGTTATCGTATTAGGCAGTTAATGGTGTTCTcatctaataataaaaaagtaaaacgtTGTGATTTGGGAGGAGCAGCTCCGGAGTCTCAACTCCTCCTCACGGAGAGCCTCGGTCCGGCTCCTTGAATCCAGTCGAGTCGGCCCTCCCAAATAAACAACATGGCACCCTCCACGCTGCCGCTTCTGGTGCTCCTCTTCGGCCTCGATTCGGTCCGTTGCCAGTACGAGAAGTACAGCTTTCGAAGCTTCCCCCGGAGCGAACTCATGCCGCTCGAGTCGGCCTACAAGTACGCGCTGGACCAGTACACGGCCGAGAAATGGGCGGACACGGTGGAGTACCTGGAGGTGTCCCTGCGCCTCTACCGGCTGCTGCGGGACAGCGAGGCCTTCTGCAACCTCAACTGCAGCTCGGTCAGGCAAGAAAACGAGACCAAATTCGCGGAATTCCCCGAACTGCGAGCCTTCGGCAACGTGCTCCAGAGGGCCCAGTGCCTGAAACGATGCAAGCAGGGGCTGCCCGCCTTCAGGCAGGCTCTGCCCAGCCGGGACACCCTGAACGAGTTCGAGAGGAGGGAGCCCTACCGGTACTTGCAGTATGCGTACTTCAAGGTGAGAGCAAATGAGGGGTGCGATGAGATCATTATGATAGTCCATAATAAtcgatatcactttttttggTTTGCTCTCGAACCAGTACACGTAGCAACGTGACAGGATCTGTCAAAACGTGTTAGAGTACAATGCAGaaagaattttgaaaatcagaTGAAGCGTTCCAGAGAAATTAAGGTTTttgtgtgggggggaaaaaaatgcctatTTTAGGAATGTTTTTGTGCGATATCGCATGACACTTCAAATTAAAGTAAACCAGTATATCTTCATTATTTCTCAACATTCTTCTTGGTTCTTTTGTTCAGACTTATATTTAGGGCTTGGCTGACaagtttcagttaaaaatatcCACCGATTTTCATGCAGGCCAAAATTCTGAGATGTCAACGGGTCAAAATTAGCGTCGTGTGTCATATTCTGACACTTGCCCTGAAAACTCGACGTAACTAGCACAAACGGAAGATTAATGGTTGAGAAAAGCATTGTAAGCAGTaagcagtattattattattatttttttgtgaatttatttATAGTGGTGGATTTTAGAGTCACTTGAagtgcttattttatttattttttttgaaaattgcaCAAAGATGGCGAGATGGCAAGTACatacagtttttccttaaaaatttatttttttaattccttttatttttgtagatcACACTGAACAATTGGTTAGCAAGTCTGAGTTTCAGGGTTTGGGTCTTGGCTCTGGCCTGAAACATGGCAAAAACATGCTGAATATGTTTATGAATTTGCATACTAATTAATAGCAGAAACAAAAGTGACAGTATAttctttgattattattatttttttcaaaccacaACGGCCAACTCCCTCTTTGATCTCAGGCTTGGTTTCTTTTCCCGCACATTTTGTTATGATAGACATGTTTTGTCCATAAAATATGTCCACCCAATTTGGTGTTGAAACCTGTGTCAGGGTGGgggtcctatttttttttttcgaaccTGGACTCCCTCCCCAATATGTCTGCTTCAAAGTCAAATATCCAACTTGCGCTGGGGTTTGTTTTGAATCAGAGCGACCGGCTGGCCAAGGCCGTGTCGGCCGCCCACACGTACCTGCTCAAGCACCC
The sequence above is drawn from the Vanacampus margaritifer isolate UIUO_Vmar chromosome 17, RoL_Vmar_1.0, whole genome shotgun sequence genome and encodes:
- the fkbp9 gene encoding peptidyl-prolyl cis-trans isomerase FKBP9, encoding MQRGVNGFGYLAVLVALAACSAPLVPLDDIVIEKTFVPEKCARAVKVGDYVRYHYNGMFPDGKKFDSSYDRGSTYNVFVGKGQLIQGMDKALVGMCVNERRLVKIPPRLAYGKKGYGDTIPADAILHFDVLLLDVWNPEDGVQINTYHTPAVCSRKVAVSDYVRYHYNGTLLDGTLFDSSHTRLRTYDTYVGIGWLIAGMDQGLLEMCLGERRIITMPPSLGYGENGDGSDIPGQASLVFDVVLLDLHNPSDGITVSNQQVPESCSRKSVEGDFVRYHYNGSLLDGTFFDSSYSRNRTYDTYVGRGYVIAGMDEGLIGVCMGERRTITIPPHLAYGEEGTGSKIPGSAVLVFDVHIIDFHNPSDNATMTVTSKPEPCDKLTKKGDFVKYHYNATLMDGSSLDSTHSYGKTYNIVLGANQVVPGMEEGLLGMCVGERRHLVVPPHLGYGEEGVIDEVPGSAVLVFDIELMEMEDGLPEGYMFIWNEEVGGDLFAQMDKDKNEEVEAAEFSEYILQQVSEGRGRLAPGFDPQRIIDNMFNNQDRDSDGKITAAEFKLKADEAASHDEL